A genome region from Cucumis sativus cultivar 9930 chromosome 4, Cucumber_9930_V3, whole genome shotgun sequence includes the following:
- the LOC116403356 gene encoding E3 ubiquitin-protein ligase UPL6-like, translated as MQIRVSFVNEFGVEEAGIDGGGIFKDVMENITQAAFDVQYGLFKQIADHLLYPNPGSGMIHEQHLQFFHFLEVLLAKVMFEGTLVDILFATFFLSKLKQNFQYQVHWTAWMLMTYGHILLIQVVIIGSIMSLRCFGKLSKVSQWKTKRNF; from the exons ATGCAGATACGTGtgtcttttgttaatgaatttggAGTTGAGGAGGCAGGAATTGATGGTGgtggtatttttaaagatgtcaTGGAGAACATTACACAGGCAGCCTTTGACGTGCAGTATGGTTTATTTAAG CAAATTGCTGACCATTTGCTCTACCCCAATCCTGGTTCGGGAATGATACATGAGCAACATCTccagtttttccatttcctcgaAGTTCTTTTGGCAAAG GTCATGTTTGAAGGAActcttgttgatatactttttgcaacattcttcttgagcaagttaaaacagaa CTTTCAATATCAGGTTCACTGGACAGCTTGGATGTTGATGACCTACGGACACATACTACTTATTCAAGTGGTTATCATAGG GAGCATTATGTCATTGAGATGTTTTGGGAAGTTATCAAAAGTTTCTCAGtggaaaaccaaaagaaatttctga